One Rosa chinensis cultivar Old Blush chromosome 3, RchiOBHm-V2, whole genome shotgun sequence DNA window includes the following coding sequences:
- the LOC112194877 gene encoding transcriptional regulator TAC1-like: MERNHSVKKLDLKWTSDDQISSLGQAKSYACTFCKRGFSNAQALGGHMNIHRRDRARIRQYSEDQNQLSTDEVKNSSTAAHHDPPRANNSEEKTSSHLELKGTSMILRKPSYPFSTRSEDHEIVVRSKGKMGSSEDVQPQLQLPFNFEEPVLASDNLAGHTNGCGEVEELDLELRLGSEPPESPRQL, translated from the coding sequence ATGGAGAGGAATCACTCCGTCAAAAAACTCGATCTTAAATGGACCTCCGATGATCAAATCAGTAGTTTGGGGCAGGCAAAGTCCTACGCCTGTACCTTCTGCAAGCGAGGCTTCTCGAATGCACAAGCTCTTGGGGGACACATGAACATTCATAGAAGAGATCGAGCCCGTATCAGACAGTACTCGGAAGATCAAAACCAACTCTCTACGGATGAGGTGAAAAACTCGTCAACTGCTGCTCATCATGATCCTCCTCGTGCTAATAATTCCGAAGAGAAAACTTCGTCACACTTGGAATTGAAGGGAACCAGCATGATCTTAAGAAAGCCTTCATACCCTTTCAGTACTAGATCAGAAGATCATGAAATTGTGGTTCGTTCCAAGGGAAAAATGGGTAGTTCGGAAGATGTTCAACCACAGCTTCAGCTTCCTTTCAATTTCGAAGAACCAGTATTAGCAAGTGACAATTTAGCAGGTCATACAAATGGCTGTGGAGAAGTTGAGGAGTTGGACTTGGAGCTCCGGTTAGGATCCGAGCCACCCGAGAGTCCGAGACAACTTTGA
- the LOC112195006 gene encoding uncharacterized protein LOC112195006: MSSTRKTINHDPFNFILVPPTIKAIYFCSVASVSLILYFGLSNHPHYFTQHHNLVLPTIFNHRKITTVNDSDKTNISHILFGIGGSVKSWNKRRHYIDLWWKPNVTRGFIWLDQKPSPNITWPETSPEYKVSADTSRFKYSCWYGSRSAIRIARIVKESFELGFENVRWFVMGDDDTVFFTDNLVTVLAKYDHNQMYYIGGNSESVEQDVIHSYTVAYGGGGFAISYPLAAELVRVLDGCIDRYDAFYGSDQKVRGCLSEIGVPLTKELGFHQVDIRGSPYGLLAAHPVAPLVSLHHLDYVEPMFPGLTPIDSVKKLVRVYKMDPGRTLQHSFCYDLRRNWSVSVSWGYTVQLYPSLVTAKNLETALETFQTWRSWEMGPYTFNTRSVSPDPCKRPLVYFLDRVESVGGDETLTMYKRYAEKEEKDCLQRDYIAALKVQFFNVSASNFKPNLWEKAPRRQCCEIIDGGDGVQNVVLLKVRGCNRFESVTPPI; encoded by the exons ATGTCTTCTACAAGAAAAACCATTAATCACGACCccttcaatttcattttagtTCCTCCGACAATCAAAGCCATATATTTTTGCTCAGTGGCTTCAGTCTCTCTCATCCTCTACTTCGGCTTATCAAACCACCCCCACTATTTCACCCAACACCATAACTTAGTGCTTCCAACCATCTTCAACCACCGCAAAATCACCACCGTCAATGACTCCGACAAGACAAACATTTCCCACATATTGTTCGGCATCGGAGGCTCGGTGAAGTCGTGGAACAAACGCCGTCACTACATTGACCTATGGTGGAAGCCTAATGTCACCCGCGGGTTTATCTGGCTGGACCAGAAACCCTCGCCCAACATAACGTGGCCAGAGACCTCGCCAGAGTACAAAGTCTCAGCGGACACATCACGGTTCAAGTACTCCTGCTGGTACGGTTCCCGCTCCGCCATTCGAATTGCAAGAATtgtaaaagagagtttcgagtTGGGCTTTGAGAATGTAAGGTGGTTTGTCATGGGAGACGATGATACGGTGTTTTTCACTGACAACTTAGTTACGGTGTTAGCGAAATACGATCACAATCAGATGTATTACATTGGTGGGAATTCCGAGAGTGTGGAGCAAGATGTGATACACTCGTACACTGTGGCCTACGGCGGTGGTGGTTTTGCTATAAGCTACCCATTGGCAGCTGAGCtggttagggttttggacgggTGCATTGATAGGTATGATGCGTTTTACGGCTCAGATCAGAAGGTCCGGGGATGTTTGAGCGAGATTGGGGTGCCCTTAACAAAAGAGCTAGGATTTCACCAGGTTGACATACGAGGGAGTCCTTACGGTTTGCTAGCGGCGCACCCGGTGGCACCACTAGTGTCACTACACCACTTGGATTACGTGGAGCCCATGTTTCCTGGCCTAACCCCGATTGACTCAGTTAAGAAGTTGGTTCGTGTGTATAAAATGGATCCGGGTCGGACCTTACAGCATAGTTTTTGCTATGACTTGAGACGGAATTGGTCAGTTTCAGTGTCTTGGGGTTACACAGTGCAGTTGTACCCGTCGTTGGTGACGGCAAAGAACCTGGAAACAGCCTTGGAGACGTTTCAGACATGGAGGAGTTGGGAAATGGGTCCGTACACGTTCAATACCCGATCCGTGAGCCCGGATCCATGTAAGAGACCGCTTGTGTATTTCTTGGATCGGGTTGAGAGTGTTGGTGGGGATGAGACTTTGACTATGTACAAGAGGTACgcggagaaagaagaaaaagattgtCTCCAACGCGACTACATTGCTGCTTTGAAAGTTCAGTTTTTCAATGTCTCAGCTTCTAATTTCAAACCTAACTTGTGGGAGAAG GCACCACGTAGACAATGTTGCGAGATCATCGATGGCGGAGATGGGGTTCAAAATGTGGTACTGCTCAAGGTCAGAGGTTGCAATCGCTTTGAGAGCGTGACTCCTCCGATCTAA
- the LOC112194130 gene encoding transcription factor TCP4-like, protein MEGEEQKEKRRTASSSTASAIVEARGHILRATGRKDHHSKVCTAKGPRDHRVLLAAHTAIQFCDAQDRLGYYQPSKAVDWLIKKAKVVIDEFQPWNPNSISVQATSSPTVPISAAQDMQNASLHFSMLEAPSSLSANRQGAMVGGSGVAKLVN, encoded by the exons ATGGAAGGGGAAGAACAGAAAGAGAAGAGGAG gactgcttcttcctccaccgccagCGCAATCGTGGAGGCTcgaggccacattctaagggccaccggccGGAAGGACCACCACAGTAAGGTCTGCACCGCCAAAGGCCCCAGGGACCATAGAGTCCTGCTCGCcgcccacaccgccattcaattctGCGATGCGCAAGACCGGCTCGGATACTACCAGCCCAGCAAGGCCGTCGATTGGCTCATCAAGAAAGCCAAGGTCGTAATCGACGAGTTTCAGCCATGGAACCCGAATTCAATTTCTGTTCAGGCAACATCTTCTCCGACAGTGCCGATATCCGCCGCGCAGGACATGCAGAACGCGAGCCTCCATTTCTCGATGTTGGAGGCTCCGAGTTCTTTGTCTGCTAATCGACAAGGCGCAATGGTGGGTGGTAGCGGAGTGGCGAAGCTGGTGAATTAG